One segment of Brassica napus cultivar Da-Ae chromosome C3, Da-Ae, whole genome shotgun sequence DNA contains the following:
- the LOC106347998 gene encoding LOW QUALITY PROTEIN: inactive TPR repeat-containing thioredoxin TTL3 (The sequence of the model RefSeq protein was modified relative to this genomic sequence to represent the inferred CDS: inserted 1 base in 1 codon) translates to MGENAAERRSGCGLLSVMFGRRNLWSKKPTPTDNGSQKSTSTAATATSNIQFTKSPGSDLKKPHHDVKVSVETIQNNKIQNQNQNQNQRSVVPSKPSSNQYPNNHQLGTYENQRSSYNNNSSSVDPYRGGQRKVPREAIXLSGELESMITDHQKSRGANGLVRASSSNVMLYGNLGNLNQSGPATTLGYGNVNSGGGYGATRTNVAAPATVTTKSQDQSGSLCRAISTRMDPETLKIMGNEDYKNGNFAEALALYDAAIAIDPNKAAYRSNKSAALTALGRILDAVFECREAIRIEPHYHRAHHRLGNLYLRLGEVEKSMYHFKHSGPEADPEDIVKAKAVQTHLNKCTEAKRLRDWNGLITETTNTISSGADAAPQVYSLQAEALLKTHRHQEADDALSKCPVFDVETSTRYYGPVGYAGFLVVRAQVHLASGRFDEAVEAIQRAGQLDGNNREVAMVSRRAQAVTEARFRGNELFKAGRFEEACAAYGEGLDHDPRNSVLLCNRAACRSKLGQFEKSVDDCTAAISVRPGYRKARLRRVDCNTKMRKWELVAADYEILEKDTPEDEEVIRGLSEAQQQLMKRRGQDS, encoded by the exons ATGGGGGAGAACGCGGCGGAGAGAAGATCTGGTTGTGGTTTATTGAGCGTAATGTTCGGTAGACGTAACTTGTGGTCCAAGAAACCTACTCCAACCGATAACGGTAGCCAGAAAAGCACATCTACGGCTGCGACCGCCACCAGCAACATTCAGTTCACTAAATCTCCCGGTTCCGACCTAAAGAAGCCTCACCATGACGTCAAGGTTTCCGTAGAGACGATCCAGAACAACAAGATCCAGAATCAGAATCAAAATCAGAATCAGAGATCGGTCGTTCCATCAAAACCCTCTTCTAACCAATACCCTAATAACCATCAACTAGGGACTTACGAGAACCAACGGAGTAGTTACAACAACAATAGTAGTAGCGTTGATCCATACCGAGGAGGACAGAGGAAAGTGCCGAGAGAAGCCA GTTTATCTGGTGAGCTTGAAAGCATGATCACCGATCATCAGAAGTCAAGAGGAGCCAACGGTTTGGTTCGTGCATCATCTAGCAATGTGATGTTATACGGCAACCTTGGGAATCTGAACCAGTCAGGACCAGCGACGACCCTAGGTTACGGTAATGTTAATTCTGGTGGAGGATACGGTGCCACGAGGACGAACGTGGCTGCTCCCGCAACGGTGACAACAAAGAGCCAAGATCAATCAGGATCTTTGTGTAGAGCAATCTCAACAAGAATGGATCCAGAGACGTTGAAGATAATGGGGAATGAAGATTACAAGAACGGGAACTTCGCTGAGGCGTTAGCTTTGTATGATGCAGCCATTGCGATTGATCCTAACAAAGCTGCGTACCGTAGCAACAAGAGCGCGGCTTTGACTGCACTTGGGAGGATTCTCGACGCGGTTTTTGAATGCAGAGAAGCTATCAGAATCGAGCCTCATTACCATAGGGCACATCATCGGTTGGGTAACTTGTACCTCAG GTTAGGAGAAGTGGAGAAATCGATGTATCATTTCAAGCATTCGGGTCCAGAGGCTGATCCAGAAGACATTGTAAAGGCGAAAGCTGTTCAGACACATCTTAACAAGTGCACAGAAGCTAAGAGGCTACGAGATTGGAATGGTCTGATCACAGAGACAACAAACACAATCTCTTCAGGAGCTGATGCAGCTCCACAGGTATATTCATTGCAAGCAGAAGCATTGCTGAAGACGCATAGACATCAAGAAGCCGATGATGCTTTGTCCAAATGTCCGGTTTTCGATGTGGAAACCAGCACTAGGTACTACGGACCGGTCGGTTATGCAGGTTTCTTGGTTGTCCGTGCTCAGGTTCACTTGGCTTCTGGCAG ATTCGACGAAGCTGTGGAGGCGATCCAACGCGCCGGCCAGCTGGATGGGAATAACCGTGAGGTGGCCATGGTTTCACGGAGAGCTCAAGCGGTGACTGAAGCTCGGTTCAGAGGAAATGAGTTGTTTAAAGCTGGACGGTTCGAAGAGGCGTGTGCTGCTTATGGTGAGGGACTAGACCATGATCCACGAAACTCTGTTTTGCTCTGTAATCGTGCAGCTTGTCGTTCGAAGTTAGGTCAGTTCGAGAAATCTGTTGACGACTGCACGGCAGCAATCTCTGTCCGGCCAGGCTACCGTAAAGCTCGCCTCAGAAGAGTTGATTGTAACActaag ATGCGAAAGTGGGAGTTAGTGGCGGCAGACTATGAGATATTGGAAAAAGACACTCCTGAGGATGAGGAAGTGATCAGAGGGTTATCAGAGGCACAACAACAACTCATGAAACGTCGTGGCCAAGACTCTTGA